Proteins from one Chanodichthys erythropterus isolate Z2021 chromosome 15, ASM2448905v1, whole genome shotgun sequence genomic window:
- the LOC137001979 gene encoding zinc-alpha-2-glycoprotein-like: MFCIDKGVFLLIFLWFYPFLSDAQEEKHFLHYKFTALSKADTFPEFSAVGVCDDRRIKHFSDEERVWILTEDDWTEPPPDPPDSRDWFIHQIRTLTNCTNSQCSELHVLQRIIGCELEKLPDGTVNLTVFDEYGFDGEDFISFNSDAMKWIDKNPKAKETKEKWDHQTGRNQFIKDFLKNCTDWISTFMNTKMSSPDVHVSVRKSPDDDSKLVLTCLATGFYPRDVQMNIRLNKTKLEDQTSSGIRANDDETFQMRISVKIDRNLKGSYDCLLIHSSLTEPASVKWDGNCADCETESENHTLILLVLALILVVALALSLALALVVCFWWICIMKSSKGKIRRY, encoded by the exons ATGTTCTGTATAGACAAAGGagtatttttgcttatatttttatggttttacCCTTTTCTTAGCGATGCACAGGAAG AGAAACACTTCCTGCACTACAAGTTTACAGCTCTTTCCAAAGCAGACACATTCCCAGAGTTCAGTGCTGTGGGTGTGTGTGATGACAGACGGATCAAACACTTCAGTGATGAAGAAAGAGTCTGGATTCTGACTGAAGATGACTGGACTGAACCTCCTCCAGATCCTCCTGATTCTAGAGACTGGTTCATTCATCAGATCAGGACTCTGACAAACTGCACAAACTCACAGTGTTCTG AGCTTCATGTTCTTCAGAGAATAATTGGCTGTGAACTGGAGAAACTTCCTGATGGAACAGTGAATCTGACTGTCTTTGATGAATATGGATTTGATGGAGAGGATTTTATATCCTTTAATTCTGACGCTATGAAGTGGATTGATAAAAACCCCAAAGCCAAAGAAACTAAAGAGAAATGGGATCATCAAACGGGACGAAACCAGTTCATCAAGGATTTCCTCAAGAACTGCACTGACTGGATCTCAACATTTATGAACACAAAAATGA GTTCTCCAGATGTTCATGTCTCTGTGAGGAAATCTCCTGATGATGACAGTAAGCTGGTTCTGACGTGTCTGGCCACTGGTTTCTACCCCAGAGATGTTCAGATGAACATTAGATTGAACAAAACTAAACTTGAGGATCAAACATCTTCTGGAATCAGAGCAAATGATGATGAAACCTTTCAGATGAGAATCAGTGTGAAGATCGACAGAAACCTCAAAGGATCTTATGATTGTCTGCTCATTCACAGCAGTCTGACTGAACCAGCTTCAGTAAAATGGG atGGAAATTGTGCTGACTGTGAAACAGAATCTGAGAATCACACTTTGATATTATTAGTACTAGCTTTAATTCTAGTCGTAGCTCTAGCTCTGTCTCTAGCTCTCGCTCTCGTTGTGTGTTTTTGGTGGATCTGCATAATGAAAAGTTCAAAAG GTAAGATAAGAAGATATTGA